One window of Bacteroides sp. AN502(2024) genomic DNA carries:
- a CDS encoding SWIM zinc finger domain-containing protein, which yields MTDTLSYHYAAPSVLRQAGGGDELFLAKYSEIEKKEAPCFFWGKLTQPYITARCLIALSNVVQSGFNLTPAQLSLLKDPIVTAGNNRLRFEGFSNCAGVYARVDVLPDGHDGEFPENGTTNVDFNPGMISALGGIGRRENVVMSVGPKEVGLYRGGEKVVERKVPLPVKWIKGLTTVQIYQSLAEKRFSFNRIQALQLFRTLPKSSVKCDYYLVVRGQSPAFSPVKSVNAVCIGGLHRLRLLEPLLPFADELRVFAHPGMQSTIWQLYFGPVRFSLSLSRECWRGFSGEGAALESLLEDVPERWVDAMDKYCYANQQFNPTLFAIEEQIDLEKVDSLSARLAAMGLLGFDLDENRFFYRRLPFKTERILGLNPRMMAAEKLVEEGKVEIISNDGDRTEARVAGSGGVRHTVILDRKSGKERCTCTWFSGNQGERGACKHILAVKKLSKWKN from the coding sequence ATGACCGACACACTATCTTATCACTATGCCGCCCCATCCGTTCTGCGGCAAGCCGGCGGAGGAGATGAGCTGTTTCTTGCCAAATACAGCGAGATAGAGAAGAAAGAAGCCCCCTGCTTCTTTTGGGGGAAGCTGACGCAACCTTATATAACGGCGCGTTGCCTCATCGCGTTGTCCAACGTTGTGCAGTCCGGTTTCAATCTGACGCCCGCACAGCTTTCCTTGCTGAAAGACCCGATTGTAACGGCGGGAAATAATCGCCTGCGCTTTGAGGGGTTTTCCAATTGTGCGGGTGTATATGCCCGGGTGGACGTACTGCCCGACGGGCACGACGGGGAGTTCCCGGAAAACGGGACCACGAATGTCGATTTTAACCCCGGAATGATTTCCGCCTTAGGAGGAATAGGCAGACGGGAGAATGTGGTGATGTCGGTCGGTCCCAAGGAGGTGGGGCTTTATCGCGGAGGCGAGAAAGTGGTGGAGCGGAAAGTTCCCCTGCCCGTGAAATGGATAAAGGGGCTGACTACCGTACAGATTTATCAGTCCCTTGCCGAAAAGCGCTTCTCCTTCAACCGCATACAAGCCCTGCAACTCTTCCGGACACTGCCGAAAAGCAGTGTGAAATGCGACTATTATTTAGTGGTGCGCGGTCAGAGCCCCGCCTTCTCACCGGTGAAAAGCGTGAATGCCGTCTGCATCGGCGGGCTGCACCGTTTGCGCTTGCTCGAGCCTTTGCTTCCCTTTGCCGATGAATTGAGGGTATTCGCGCATCCCGGCATGCAATCCACCATCTGGCAACTTTATTTCGGTCCGGTCCGCTTCAGCCTTTCTCTTTCCCGCGAATGTTGGAGAGGATTTTCCGGAGAAGGCGCCGCGCTGGAATCCCTGCTCGAGGACGTACCCGAAAGGTGGGTAGACGCGATGGACAAATACTGTTATGCCAACCAACAGTTCAATCCCACTCTGTTCGCCATAGAGGAACAGATTGACTTGGAAAAGGTGGATTCTCTCTCGGCACGATTGGCGGCAATGGGCTTGCTGGGATTTGATTTGGATGAGAATCGTTTCTTCTACCGCCGCCTGCCTTTCAAAACCGAACGCATCCTCGGCCTCAACCCCCGAATGATGGCGGCTGAAAAGCTGGTTGAAGAAGGCAAAGTGGAAATCATCTCGAACGACGGTGACCGGACGGAAGCCCGTGTGGCGGGAAGCGGAGGGGTGAGGCATACCGTCATTCTGGACAGAAAGAGCGGAAAAGAGCGTTGCACCTGCACCTGGTTCAGCGGCAATCAGGGCGAACGCGGCGCTTGCAAACATATTCTGGCAGTAAAGAAACTATCGAAATGGAAGAACTGA
- a CDS encoding transposase: MEKYPITARSLERYYHIDGDQFERQYKEYLSDYRMWDQLSHAANWLLFSENLGPYLSIDETSLSNGELYTIIINREAHGGKGAIVAIVKGTKADDVIAVLEQIPEEALRMVREVTLDLSESMRKIVRRCFTSAIRVIDRFHIQKLACDAVQEIRIGHRWEAIQEETDVRQEAKGLKKKYTPFIFENGDTRKELLARSRYLLFKSAEKWTEAQKLRATVLFREYPDIKRAYSLSHSLRMIFNKRSIKAGARTNLAKWYQEVEQSGFDSFNTIAATLYDRSEQILNFYINRASNAAAESFNAKVKQFRAQLRGVIDIPFFLYRLTKIYA; the protein is encoded by the coding sequence TTGGAGAAATACCCGATTACGGCCCGCTCTCTTGAACGTTATTATCATATTGACGGTGATCAGTTTGAGCGGCAATATAAAGAGTATCTAAGTGACTACCGCATGTGGGATCAACTGTCCCATGCCGCAAACTGGCTGCTGTTTTCCGAGAACCTGGGACCGTACTTGAGTATTGATGAAACTTCCCTTTCTAATGGTGAGTTATATACTATAATCATCAACAGAGAGGCACACGGTGGTAAAGGTGCTATCGTGGCTATTGTCAAGGGTACCAAGGCTGACGATGTCATAGCTGTGCTAGAACAAATCCCTGAAGAAGCACTTCGGATGGTGCGGGAGGTCACTCTTGATTTGTCAGAAAGTATGCGCAAGATCGTTCGCAGATGTTTCACCTCGGCTATCCGTGTGATAGATCGCTTCCATATTCAAAAGCTGGCGTGTGATGCTGTACAGGAAATTAGAATCGGACACCGTTGGGAAGCTATACAAGAAGAGACTGATGTCAGGCAGGAAGCTAAAGGTCTGAAAAAGAAATATACCCCTTTTATCTTTGAGAATGGTGATACACGCAAGGAATTATTGGCAAGGAGCCGGTATCTGCTTTTTAAATCTGCTGAAAAATGGACTGAAGCACAGAAGCTCAGAGCTACAGTCTTATTCAGAGAATATCCGGATATTAAACGGGCATATTCACTTAGTCATTCTTTAAGAATGATTTTTAATAAACGATCGATAAAGGCAGGAGCAAGAACCAATTTAGCGAAGTGGTATCAAGAAGTAGAGCAATCTGGATTTGACTCGTTTAACACAATAGCTGCTACATTATATGACAGAAGTGAGCAGATACTAAACTTCTATATTAATAGGGCATCAAATGCTGCTGCAGAATCATTTAATGCGAAAGTTAAACAGTTCAGAGCACAACTTAGAGGGGTTATAGACATACCCTTTTTCTTGTATAGACTAACTAAAATTTATGCATAA
- a CDS encoding two-component regulator propeller domain-containing protein: MKKIIITFISLIIGILSRAQTVNEHYYFKNLSSKNGLSQNTVSAILQDSKGFMWFGTKDGLDRYDGVSFRHFRYDRNNPRSLGNNFVTSLYEDIEGNIWVGTDVGVYIYYPEKDTFRHFVEQSDKNTRVERAVAMISGDSQGRVWIAAEAQNLFCYDLKKQTLRNYVLTDHPLVSTNVKCLTVDYSGTIWIGFYGDGLFYSEDDLKTLHPYLSPVDNEETFNNDVVSEILLGAYNCLYIGSLKGGVKELNLTSGRLRDLLLKDEDNESIYCRTLLFATDNELWIGTESGAYIYNLRTGKYTHLRSSEYDPYSLSDNAIYSFCKDREDGIWIGSYFGGVNYYPRLYTHFEKYYPKGEEKSLHGKRVREFCRDNYGVLWIGTEDGGLNRFNLNTKEFSFFAPSAGFTNIHGLCLVDDKLWVGTFSKGLKIIDTRTGTVLKSYQKNSSPRSLIDNSIFAICRTATGDIYLGTMFGLVRYNKQSDDFDHIPELNGKFVYDIKEDSGGNIWLATYANGAYCYDVNDRKWKNYVHDEKDTTSLPYNKVSSIFEDSYHRIWLTTQGGGFCLFHPESETFTSYNSTDGLPSDVVYQIVEDKDGQLWLTTNNGLVYFQPKTETMKVYTTANGLLGDQFNYRSSFEDENGMIYLGGIDGFIAFNPKNFSENKNLPTVVITDFLLFNKEVYAGEPNSPLEKNITFSDKIVLRADQNSFSFRISALGYQASGMNKLMYKLEGFDNEWLSIGESPLITYANLHYGDYVFRVKAANDNGVWNNNESLLSIRILPPFYLSIWACCIYILLIIGCSIYLILYLKRRSNRKHYRQMEKFEQEKEREIYYAKIDFFTNVAHEIRTPLTLINGPLENILLKKTVDPAIREDLNIMKQNAERLLSLTNQLLDFRKTESQGFRLNFAECNVTEILKETYNRFTSLARQRELDFVLNVVEQDFYAHVNKEAFIKIVSNLLNNAVKYAETYVYVFLEMNGIGEKSMFYIRTVNDGVIIPNEMKEEIFKPFVRFNEKEDGKVTTGTGIGLALSRSLAELHQGSLMMLEGEEANVFCLSLPVKQDSVIKLTSEHKSVEEGNIVDRRMGIIESRGDRPIVLVVDDNPDMLSFIVRQLEGNYAVLTANDGVEALKVLDNQEVMLIVSDVVMPRMDGFELCKMIKSKLDYSHIPVILLTAKTNIQSKIEGLELGADAYIEKPFSVEYLQACITNLINSREKLRQAFAQSPFVTANTMALTKADEEFMKKLNEIIQNNLHNPDFSMDDIVDSLNMSRSNFYRKIKGVLDLSPNEYLRLERLKRAAQLLKEGNGRVNEICYMVGFNSPSYFSKCFQKQFGVLPKEFAG, from the coding sequence ATGAAAAAAATTATAATAACGTTTATTTCTTTAATAATTGGAATTCTTAGTCGTGCACAAACGGTTAATGAACATTACTATTTTAAGAATCTTAGTAGTAAGAATGGGTTGTCACAAAATACTGTAAGTGCTATCTTGCAGGACTCGAAAGGTTTTATGTGGTTTGGTACGAAAGATGGATTAGATCGATATGATGGGGTGTCTTTTCGGCATTTTAGGTACGATAGAAACAATCCGAGGAGCCTGGGCAATAATTTTGTGACTTCTCTTTATGAAGATATCGAAGGTAATATTTGGGTAGGAACTGATGTGGGAGTCTATATCTATTATCCGGAAAAAGATACTTTTCGTCATTTTGTAGAACAGAGTGACAAAAACACGAGGGTGGAACGAGCCGTTGCTATGATTTCAGGAGATAGTCAGGGAAGGGTTTGGATAGCTGCAGAGGCGCAAAACTTGTTTTGTTATGATTTGAAAAAACAGACCTTGCGAAACTATGTTTTGACCGATCATCCATTGGTTTCTACCAATGTGAAATGCCTGACAGTTGATTATAGTGGTACTATCTGGATTGGTTTCTACGGTGACGGATTGTTTTATTCGGAAGATGACTTGAAAACTCTTCATCCTTATTTATCACCTGTTGATAATGAGGAAACTTTCAATAATGACGTTGTGAGCGAAATACTCCTGGGAGCATACAATTGTTTATATATTGGTTCTTTAAAGGGAGGAGTGAAAGAATTGAATCTGACTTCGGGTAGATTACGGGATTTGTTGTTGAAAGATGAAGATAATGAATCCATTTATTGTCGGACATTGCTTTTTGCTACGGATAATGAGTTATGGATAGGTACAGAAAGCGGAGCCTATATTTATAATCTCCGTACGGGGAAGTATACGCATTTGCGTAGTTCTGAGTATGATCCCTACTCTTTATCTGATAACGCAATTTATTCGTTTTGTAAAGACCGTGAAGATGGCATATGGATCGGTTCGTATTTTGGCGGAGTAAACTATTATCCGCGTTTGTATACCCATTTTGAGAAATATTATCCCAAGGGAGAGGAAAAGAGTCTGCATGGTAAACGAGTACGTGAATTTTGTCGTGATAACTATGGTGTGTTATGGATTGGTACGGAAGATGGTGGGCTGAACCGTTTTAATTTGAATACAAAAGAGTTTTCTTTTTTTGCTCCTAGTGCAGGGTTTACCAATATACATGGACTATGCTTAGTGGATGATAAGCTTTGGGTTGGTACATTCTCTAAAGGATTGAAGATTATAGATACTCGTACAGGGACTGTCTTAAAGAGCTATCAGAAGAACAGTTCTCCCCGTTCTTTGATTGATAATAGTATTTTTGCAATTTGTAGAACTGCTACAGGCGATATCTACTTAGGAACTATGTTCGGGCTGGTAAGATATAATAAACAATCGGATGATTTTGACCACATACCGGAATTGAATGGAAAATTTGTATATGATATAAAAGAAGATTCTGGAGGTAATATCTGGTTGGCAACTTATGCTAATGGTGCCTATTGTTATGATGTAAACGATCGGAAATGGAAAAACTATGTGCATGATGAAAAAGATACCACAAGTCTTCCATATAATAAGGTTTCGAGCATTTTTGAAGATTCCTATCACCGGATTTGGTTAACAACTCAGGGAGGAGGTTTTTGCTTATTTCATCCGGAGTCAGAGACGTTTACTAGTTATAATTCAACCGATGGCCTACCTAGTGATGTTGTTTATCAGATTGTGGAGGATAAAGATGGTCAGCTGTGGCTAACAACTAACAATGGGCTTGTCTATTTTCAGCCAAAAACTGAAACGATGAAAGTATATACTACCGCAAATGGTCTGTTGGGCGATCAGTTTAACTATCGGTCTAGTTTTGAAGATGAGAATGGAATGATTTATTTGGGTGGAATTGATGGCTTTATAGCTTTTAATCCTAAAAATTTCTCAGAAAATAAGAATCTTCCCACAGTAGTAATTACAGATTTCCTATTGTTTAATAAAGAGGTGTATGCAGGTGAACCTAATTCGCCTTTGGAAAAGAATATCACTTTTTCTGATAAGATAGTACTCCGGGCCGATCAGAATTCATTTTCTTTCCGTATCTCGGCTCTTGGTTATCAAGCTTCCGGAATGAATAAGCTGATGTATAAATTGGAAGGTTTTGATAATGAGTGGTTATCTATCGGTGAGAGTCCGTTGATAACCTATGCTAATCTGCATTATGGTGATTATGTATTCCGGGTGAAAGCTGCAAATGACAATGGTGTTTGGAATAATAATGAAAGTTTATTGAGTATCAGGATTTTGCCTCCTTTCTATCTGTCAATTTGGGCTTGTTGCATTTATATACTTTTGATTATTGGATGTTCCATTTATTTGATTCTTTATTTAAAACGCCGCAGTAATAGAAAGCATTATCGGCAAATGGAGAAATTTGAGCAAGAGAAGGAACGTGAAATATATTATGCGAAAATAGATTTCTTTACGAATGTAGCTCATGAGATACGTACTCCTTTGACGTTGATTAATGGTCCTCTAGAGAATATTCTTCTGAAAAAGACTGTGGATCCTGCGATACGGGAGGATTTGAATATAATGAAACAAAATGCGGAACGGTTGTTAAGTCTGACGAACCAGTTGCTGGATTTCCGTAAAACAGAAAGTCAGGGATTCCGCTTAAACTTTGCTGAATGTAATGTTACTGAGATACTGAAAGAGACTTATAACCGTTTTACATCTTTGGCGAGGCAGAGAGAACTGGACTTTGTATTGAATGTAGTCGAACAGGATTTCTATGCGCATGTCAATAAGGAAGCATTTATTAAGATTGTTAGTAATTTGTTGAATAATGCTGTGAAATATGCAGAAACATATGTGTATGTGTTTTTGGAAATGAACGGGATAGGAGAAAAGAGTATGTTTTATATTCGTACAGTGAATGATGGTGTTATCATCCCGAATGAAATGAAAGAGGAAATCTTTAAACCTTTTGTTCGTTTCAATGAAAAAGAAGATGGTAAGGTTACTACAGGAACAGGAATTGGATTAGCTCTTTCGCGTTCATTAGCTGAATTGCATCAGGGAAGTTTGATGATGTTGGAAGGTGAAGAGGCAAATGTTTTCTGTCTGTCACTTCCTGTAAAGCAGGATAGTGTAATAAAGCTGACTTCAGAACATAAATCTGTGGAGGAGGGTAATATAGTGGATCGGCGAATGGGAATAATAGAGAGTAGAGGGGACAGACCGATAGTACTAGTAGTGGATGATAATCCGGATATGTTGTCTTTTATCGTTCGTCAATTGGAAGGTAATTATGCAGTTTTGACTGCCAATGATGGGGTGGAAGCGTTGAAAGTATTGGATAATCAGGAGGTCATGCTGATAGTAAGTGATGTTGTTATGCCTCGTATGGATGGATTTGAATTGTGTAAGATGATAAAATCTAAACTGGATTATAGCCATATTCCAGTGATTTTATTAACTGCTAAAACGAATATTCAATCGAAGATAGAAGGGCTGGAATTAGGGGCAGATGCATATATTGAGAAACCTTTCTCTGTTGAGTATTTGCAGGCTTGTATCACTAATCTGATTAATAGTCGTGAGAAGTTGCGACAAGCTTTTGCACAATCTCCTTTTGTTACAGCTAATACGATGGCTTTGACAAAAGCTGATGAGGAGTTTATGAAAAAGTTGAATGAAATCATTCAGAATAATTTGCATAATCCGGATTTTAGTATGGATGATATAGTGGATTCTTTAAATATGAGTCGTTCTAATTTTTATAGGAAAATTAAAGGTGTACTTGATTTGAGTCCGAATGAATATTTACGGTTGGAAAGATTGAAACGGGCTGCCCAGTTATTGAAAGAGGGAAATGGGCGAGTAAATGAAATTTGTTATATGGTAGGCTTTAATTCTCCTTCTTATTTCTCTAAATGTTTTCAGAAGCAATTTGGAGTGCTCCCTAAGGAGTTTGCCGGTTAA
- a CDS encoding SusC/RagA family TonB-linked outer membrane protein: MRTKMKDLSACLKRRLWIVGVCLTTFSFLSVSVAYAISDNVAVQQQKKGMMIKGKVLGTDGEPIIGASVFVKGSTTGVVTDLDGNYTLANVSKGAILEFSYVGYVKLTKTVGNETTINAILYEDSQILEGVEVVAFGTQKKESVIGAISTVKVAELKTPSSNLTNALAGRIAGVISYQRTGEPGVDDASFFVRGVTTFGYKKDPLILIDGIELTSTDLARLQPDDIASFSIMKDATATALYGARGANGVILVKTKEGQKGKARLSLRVENSISTPTQEIELADPVTYMRLHNEAYLTRNPLAPLMYSEEKIDNTVPGMGSVIYPATDWRKELLKDFTMNQRINLNITGGGDIARYYVAASYSQDNGILEVDKNSNFNNNIKQRVYTLRSNVNINATKTTELIVRLSGVFDDYNGPLYGGSAMYNLIMKSNPVLFPAKYPKDEAHAYTKHTLFGNAENGQYLNPYAEMVRGYKESGRSNLSAQFEVKQDLKFLTEGLSARLLFNTSRISSYDVSRKLNPYYYKMTNYDYLTGDYAIDIINPDDGSEYLIYDPGGKSITANMYIEAALNYNRDFGKHGVGGLLVYQLRNNLQPNAGSLQASLPYRNVGLSGRFTYAYNNRYFAEFNFGYNGSERFHKSKRFGFFPSAGLAWVISNESFWNPFKNVVSKLKLRASYGIVGNDAIGSGRFLYLSDINMNDSKYGANFGYNYDYHRDGISVKRYSDPEITWEKSAKTNFALEFTLFNDLNVTAEYYTERRKSILQQRTSIPASMGLWVQPYANLGEAKGNGIDLSLDYNKYFANKSWLQLRGNFTYATSEYMVYEDYEYPGAWWKQKVGYPTNQTWGYIAEGLFVDDNEVANSPVQFGEYGAGDIKYRDVNKDGKITDLDQVPIGYPKEPEIVYGFGASYGYKNWDISVFFQGLDRESFWIDYNNVSPFFNTVDTKVVGNRVGHNALAKFIADSHWSEDNRNAYAVWPRLSPTSIENNSKTSTWFMRDGSFLRLKQLEIGYTIPEKVTNKVGIKNLRFYVTGNNLLCFSKFKLWDPEMAGSGLGYPVQRVYNIGLNLTF, from the coding sequence ATGAGAACAAAAATGAAAGATCTAAGCGCATGCTTAAAAAGGCGGTTGTGGATTGTAGGTGTATGTCTGACAACCTTTTCTTTTCTTTCTGTATCTGTTGCATATGCCATTAGTGATAACGTGGCTGTTCAACAGCAAAAAAAAGGAATGATGATTAAAGGTAAGGTTTTGGGTACAGATGGTGAACCTATTATCGGTGCATCTGTATTCGTAAAAGGCTCTACTACTGGAGTTGTGACTGATTTGGACGGTAACTATACACTGGCTAACGTTTCTAAAGGAGCCATTTTGGAATTTAGTTATGTAGGTTATGTAAAGCTGACTAAAACCGTAGGAAATGAAACAACCATAAATGCGATTCTGTATGAGGATTCTCAGATATTGGAGGGAGTTGAAGTTGTGGCTTTTGGTACACAGAAAAAGGAGAGTGTTATTGGGGCTATTTCAACTGTGAAAGTCGCAGAATTGAAAACGCCGTCCAGTAATCTTACGAATGCACTTGCAGGGCGCATTGCAGGAGTGATTTCTTATCAAAGAACAGGTGAACCGGGAGTGGATGACGCCTCTTTTTTTGTTCGTGGTGTTACGACTTTTGGATATAAAAAAGATCCGTTGATTTTGATTGATGGCATTGAGTTAACTTCTACTGATCTGGCTCGTTTGCAACCAGATGACATCGCCAGTTTTTCTATTATGAAAGATGCTACTGCTACCGCTCTTTACGGTGCCCGTGGTGCAAATGGTGTGATTTTGGTAAAAACCAAAGAAGGTCAGAAGGGAAAAGCACGGTTAAGTTTAAGAGTTGAAAATTCAATATCCACTCCGACTCAAGAAATAGAATTGGCAGATCCAGTTACTTATATGCGTCTGCACAATGAGGCCTATTTAACTCGTAATCCGTTGGCACCGTTGATGTATTCTGAGGAAAAAATAGACAATACTGTACCAGGGATGGGATCTGTAATTTATCCGGCTACGGATTGGAGAAAGGAATTATTGAAAGATTTTACGATGAACCAGCGTATCAACTTGAATATTACAGGTGGTGGTGATATCGCACGTTATTATGTGGCAGCTTCGTATAGTCAAGACAATGGTATTCTGGAGGTTGATAAGAACAGTAATTTTAATAATAATATCAAACAGAGAGTTTATACTCTTCGTTCTAATGTAAATATCAACGCTACCAAAACAACAGAATTGATTGTCCGTCTAAGTGGTGTGTTCGATGATTATAACGGACCGTTATATGGTGGTTCGGCTATGTACAATCTGATTATGAAGAGTAATCCGGTATTGTTTCCCGCCAAATATCCCAAAGATGAAGCTCATGCATACACGAAACATACTTTATTTGGTAATGCTGAAAATGGACAATATTTGAATCCGTATGCAGAAATGGTAAGAGGATATAAAGAATCCGGACGTTCTAATTTGAGTGCGCAGTTTGAAGTGAAACAGGATCTGAAATTCTTGACGGAAGGTTTATCGGCACGTTTGTTGTTTAATACTTCCCGTATCTCCAGTTATGATGTTTCACGGAAACTGAATCCGTATTATTATAAGATGACTAATTATGATTATCTGACCGGTGATTATGCTATTGATATCATTAATCCGGATGACGGTTCGGAATATCTGATTTATGATCCGGGTGGTAAGAGTATTACGGCCAATATGTATATAGAGGCTGCATTGAATTATAATCGTGATTTCGGAAAACATGGAGTAGGCGGATTATTAGTCTATCAATTGAGAAATAACCTTCAGCCGAATGCAGGCTCGCTTCAAGCATCTCTTCCTTACCGCAATGTCGGTTTATCAGGGCGTTTCACTTATGCATATAATAATCGTTATTTTGCAGAGTTCAACTTTGGTTATAATGGTTCCGAACGCTTCCATAAAAGTAAACGGTTCGGTTTCTTCCCTTCTGCCGGTTTGGCATGGGTTATTTCTAATGAATCTTTTTGGAATCCATTTAAAAATGTAGTATCCAAGTTGAAATTGAGAGCGTCTTATGGTATTGTCGGTAATGATGCTATCGGAAGCGGGCGTTTCCTATATTTGTCAGATATCAATATGAATGATAGTAAGTATGGGGCAAACTTCGGATATAATTATGATTATCATCGGGATGGTATTTCGGTAAAGCGTTATTCTGATCCTGAAATTACATGGGAAAAGTCTGCTAAAACGAATTTTGCACTCGAGTTTACTCTATTTAATGATTTGAATGTAACAGCAGAGTATTATACGGAACGCCGTAAGAGTATTTTGCAGCAACGAACTTCGATCCCGGCATCCATGGGACTTTGGGTACAACCTTATGCAAACTTAGGAGAGGCCAAAGGGAACGGAATTGACTTATCGTTAGATTATAATAAGTATTTCGCCAATAAATCATGGTTACAACTGAGAGGTAACTTTACTTATGCGACAAGTGAATATATGGTATATGAGGATTATGAATATCCGGGAGCATGGTGGAAACAGAAAGTGGGTTATCCAACCAATCAGACTTGGGGATATATAGCAGAAGGTCTATTTGTTGACGACAATGAAGTGGCTAATTCTCCTGTGCAATTTGGAGAATATGGTGCAGGTGATATTAAGTATCGTGATGTGAACAAAGATGGTAAGATTACTGATCTCGACCAAGTACCTATCGGATATCCGAAAGAACCGGAAATTGTATATGGTTTTGGTGCCTCTTATGGATATAAGAATTGGGATATATCAGTGTTTTTTCAAGGGTTGGACAGAGAATCATTTTGGATTGACTATAATAATGTATCTCCATTTTTTAACACGGTTGATACAAAAGTTGTAGGTAATAGAGTTGGGCATAATGCACTTGCAAAGTTTATTGCAGATAGTCATTGGTCGGAGGATAATAGAAATGCTTATGCGGTATGGCCGAGATTAAGCCCGACTTCTATTGAGAATAACAGTAAAACGAGTACTTGGTTTATGCGTGATGGTTCGTTCTTGCGTTTAAAACAATTGGAGATTGGTTATACTATTCCGGAGAAAGTGACTAATAAAGTAGGAATCAAAAACCTTCGATTCTATGTTACAGGAAACAACCTATTATGTTTTAGTAAATTTAAACTTTGGGATCCTGAGATGGCTGGTTCCGGTTTAGGTTATCCTGTACAGCGTGTGTATAATATAGGACTAAATTTAACTTTCTAA